A window from Staphylococcus succinus encodes these proteins:
- a CDS encoding YxeA family protein gives MKKFIIIIIAIAVIVTSLYLVSNNRNQSGEAVAIFHQLNPFVKKENSYIKTKNPDEILDHNRASYTQKVYNAKGEGRTLTFSAIEKLKVDRYMKIIHKGAHVETYKEVKKNEVPKKALKEIE, from the coding sequence ATGAAAAAATTTATAATTATAATTATAGCTATAGCTGTAATTGTAACGAGTCTTTATTTGGTTTCAAATAATAGAAATCAATCTGGAGAGGCAGTAGCAATATTCCATCAACTTAATCCATTTGTCAAAAAAGAAAATAGTTATATAAAAACGAAAAATCCAGATGAAATACTTGATCATAATAGAGCGAGTTATACACAGAAAGTTTATAATGCGAAAGGAGAAGGTAGGACTTTAACTTTTTCCGCAATTGAAAAATTAAAAGTGGATAGGTACATGAAAATAATCCATAAAGGCGCGCATGTTGAGACTTATAAAGAAGTTAAAAAGAATGAGGTACCAAAAAAAGCTTTAAAAGAGATCGAATGA
- a CDS encoding phosphopantothenoylcysteine decarboxylase — MKNILIITGGCIEKWDDVRGHTNLATGSIGTYLSNELSNYDFNIYYLSGYTSKQPDPLDNIKDRQTFLGIVDLRDKAKAIILQHDIDVVIMSAAGSDWIFDYIEDKETGEILDNNNKISSDIVPVVHLKKAPKVLKLFKEWKNDLFVVGFKLETEDIIERALKRMKSSDVDVMIANHANSLKNHGVHHHIITRENDVIEAHNKKETAQQLSKLLNEKFNS, encoded by the coding sequence ATGAAAAACATACTAATTATTACTGGTGGTTGTATAGAAAAATGGGATGACGTTAGGGGCCATACAAATTTGGCTACCGGCAGCATTGGAACATATCTTTCTAATGAACTGTCAAACTATGATTTTAATATATATTATCTGTCTGGTTATACAAGTAAACAACCAGATCCTCTAGATAATATTAAAGATAGACAGACATTTTTAGGGATAGTAGATTTAAGAGACAAAGCTAAAGCGATTATCTTGCAACACGATATTGACGTAGTGATTATGTCAGCTGCTGGTTCGGATTGGATATTTGATTACATAGAAGATAAGGAGACGGGTGAAATATTAGATAATAACAATAAGATAAGTAGTGATATTGTTCCTGTTGTTCATTTGAAAAAAGCGCCTAAAGTCCTTAAATTATTTAAAGAATGGAAGAATGATCTATTTGTAGTTGGTTTTAAATTAGAAACTGAGGATATTATAGAGAGGGCACTTAAGAGAATGAAATCGTCAGATGTGGATGTAATGATTGCTAATCACGCAAACTCCTTGAAAAATCATGGAGTGCATCATCATATCATAACGAGAGAAAATGATGTTATTGAAGCACATAATAAAAAAGAAACAGCACAGCAGCTCTCGAAATTGTTAAATGAAAAATTTAATTCATAG
- the menE gene encoding o-succinylbenzoate--CoA ligase translates to MEFWLKKQAELNGARVFIDDGENNVTFASAYTQASRLARVLSQLGKHRIGLYIDNSIESVILINAAWLAGIEIAMLNTRLTKSEMLAQMNSVDVDTIIAMNELDLEDLNVMAYSDLLVQVNDEVFTAQFSINSIASIMFTSGTTGPQKAVPQTFMNHYASALGCKETLGFNQSTKWLSVLPIYHISGLSVILRALIEGFTVRIESRFNADTMLAIIKQELPTHVSLVPQTLKWLMDTGMNQPFHIEKILLGGAKLSSSLIEQALKYHLPIYNSFGMTETCSQFLTASPDMLAQRYDTVGKPSENVKVKIAKPNELGHGELLIKGDNVMKGYLYPENKRDTFEDGYFKTGDIAEIDAEGYVMVYDRRKDLIISGGENIYPYQIETVAKQYHSIEDAMCVGIKDEQWGEVPCLYYISNEIIPKTELLKHFKDNIAKYKIPKRFERVSTLPYTSTGKLQRSRMK, encoded by the coding sequence GTGGAATTTTGGTTAAAAAAACAAGCAGAGTTAAACGGAGCGCGTGTGTTTATAGATGATGGGGAAAACAATGTTACTTTTGCATCAGCATACACACAGGCATCAAGGCTTGCTCGTGTACTCTCGCAACTTGGGAAACATAGAATAGGTTTATATATCGATAATTCGATTGAGTCTGTCATTTTGATTAATGCTGCATGGTTAGCAGGTATAGAAATTGCAATGCTAAATACAAGGTTAACTAAATCTGAAATGTTAGCACAAATGAACTCTGTAGACGTAGATACAATCATTGCTATGAACGAATTAGACTTAGAGGATCTAAATGTGATGGCGTATTCGGATCTACTAGTACAGGTAAATGATGAGGTGTTTACTGCACAATTTTCAATAAACAGTATCGCTTCTATTATGTTTACATCTGGTACTACTGGACCTCAAAAAGCAGTGCCACAAACATTTATGAATCATTATGCGAGTGCATTAGGTTGTAAAGAGACCCTTGGCTTTAATCAAAGTACTAAATGGTTATCTGTATTGCCAATTTATCATATATCAGGTTTAAGCGTTATACTTAGAGCGTTAATTGAAGGTTTTACAGTACGCATTGAGTCGAGGTTTAATGCGGATACGATGTTAGCTATTATAAAACAGGAATTACCAACACATGTATCGCTTGTACCACAAACTTTAAAATGGCTCATGGATACAGGTATGAACCAACCTTTCCACATTGAAAAAATTTTACTAGGTGGCGCAAAGTTATCGAGTTCGCTCATTGAACAAGCACTTAAATATCATTTACCTATTTATAATTCATTTGGTATGACAGAGACATGTTCGCAATTTTTAACTGCTTCACCGGATATGTTAGCGCAGCGTTATGACACGGTTGGGAAGCCTAGTGAAAATGTAAAAGTTAAAATTGCTAAACCAAATGAATTGGGGCATGGAGAATTACTGATTAAAGGTGATAATGTTATGAAGGGTTATTTATATCCTGAGAATAAACGTGACACCTTTGAGGATGGCTATTTTAAAACAGGTGATATCGCAGAAATTGATGCAGAAGGCTATGTCATGGTATATGATCGTAGAAAAGATTTGATTATTAGCGGTGGGGAAAATATATATCCATATCAAATAGAAACTGTTGCTAAGCAATATCATAGTATAGAAGATGCAATGTGTGTTGGTATAAAAGATGAGCAATGGGGCGAGGTTCCATGCCTATATTATATTTCAAATGAAATAATACCTAAAACAGAATTACTAAAGCATTTTAAAGATAACATTGCTAAGTATAAAATACCGAAGCGATTTGAACGTGTATCTACACTGCCTTATACTTCAACAGGTAAACTTCAAAGAAGTCGTATGAAATGA
- the menC gene encoding o-succinylbenzoate synthase, with the protein MKLSAIHLYAYNEPFQSPIITPKVCMESRKSLFVEVITDEALHYFGECNAFETNWYAEETITDVQQQTIKWFQQYKDVTFESFTEAQHSLNQLNDYPATRSMIMMAVYQAFHKLTTFNVDYGATISGLSEYNLTQLINTRPQRVKLKWTSDILKHIEIIKHLPFEVDLVVDANESIDEKGINQFKALVQYDILYIEEPFKHLEQLQRFQPTVLPPVAIDEKAVTQSAIIDAISKYKIDVVILKPFRLGGIDKVFEMINILKNYKVKVVIGGMYEYGLSRYFTAMLAQYADYPSDITPEGFYFKRDIVENAGILKGGSIYFEPPTVNTVRMERIY; encoded by the coding sequence ATGAAATTGAGTGCTATACACTTGTATGCATATAATGAGCCTTTTCAATCTCCTATTATTACGCCAAAGGTCTGCATGGAGAGTAGGAAATCATTATTTGTTGAAGTAATTACAGATGAAGCACTACATTATTTTGGAGAATGTAATGCTTTTGAAACAAATTGGTATGCTGAAGAAACCATTACAGATGTGCAACAACAAACGATAAAATGGTTTCAACAATATAAAGATGTAACATTCGAGAGTTTTACAGAAGCACAACATTCACTCAATCAATTGAATGATTACCCAGCAACGAGAAGCATGATTATGATGGCGGTGTATCAAGCATTTCATAAATTGACCACATTTAACGTTGATTATGGGGCTACAATTAGCGGGTTGTCTGAATATAATTTAACGCAATTAATAAACACCCGCCCACAACGAGTTAAACTTAAATGGACATCTGATATTTTAAAGCACATAGAAATAATTAAGCATCTACCTTTTGAAGTGGACTTGGTGGTCGATGCTAATGAATCTATCGATGAAAAGGGAATAAATCAGTTTAAAGCATTAGTTCAATACGATATTCTCTATATTGAGGAGCCTTTTAAACATTTAGAACAACTACAGCGATTTCAGCCTACAGTTTTGCCGCCGGTAGCAATAGATGAAAAAGCAGTCACTCAATCAGCAATTATTGATGCTATTAGTAAATATAAAATAGATGTAGTGATATTGAAACCATTCAGATTGGGTGGTATTGATAAAGTGTTTGAAATGATAAATATCTTAAAAAACTACAAAGTTAAAGTGGTCATTGGCGGGATGTATGAATATGGTTTAAGTCGATATTTTACTGCGATGTTAGCCCAATACGCAGATTATCCAAGTGATATTACGCCAGAAGGATTCTATTTCAAAAGAGATATTGTTGAAAATGCAGGTATATTAAAAGGAGGCTCAATTTATTTTGAACCTCCTACAGTAAATACTGTGCGTATGGAGCGAATTTATTAG
- the yidD gene encoding membrane protein insertion efficiency factor YidD, producing the protein MKTLFLGLVRFYQRFISPMTPASCRFYPTCSEYTRESIEVYGAFKGTWLGVKRISKCHPLHKGGFDPVPLKKKKSDKD; encoded by the coding sequence ATGAAAACATTGTTTTTAGGGCTAGTTCGTTTTTATCAGCGCTTTATTTCACCAATGACACCTGCTTCTTGCCGATTTTATCCCACTTGTTCTGAATATACAAGAGAATCTATAGAAGTTTATGGTGCCTTTAAAGGAACATGGTTAGGTGTTAAGAGAATTTCAAAGTGTCACCCGCTTCATAAAGGCGGCTTCGATCCTGTACCCTTGAAGAAAAAGAAATCTGACAAAGACTAA
- the ytkD gene encoding RNA deprotection pyrophosphohydrolase → MNVKFIDKENDNVYLTYKDDNDIANGEHVLILPEYKGQLLFTQHNIRGVEFPGGKVEKGETSLVAAKRELFEETGATMQNCYYIAQYCVDRTNGTSFTKDVYMAVVNEIHTKSDYFETNGPLLFDSVDDIPNEQKSYLLKDAAILQCLERVMELGFYQ, encoded by the coding sequence ATGAACGTGAAGTTTATAGATAAAGAAAATGACAATGTATATTTAACGTATAAAGACGATAATGATATAGCTAATGGTGAACACGTTCTAATCCTTCCTGAATATAAGGGGCAATTATTGTTTACACAACACAACATACGAGGCGTTGAATTTCCAGGTGGGAAAGTAGAAAAGGGAGAAACAAGTCTTGTGGCTGCAAAAAGGGAGCTATTTGAAGAGACAGGCGCTACAATGCAAAATTGTTATTACATCGCCCAATATTGTGTCGACAGGACGAATGGTACAAGTTTTACTAAAGATGTCTATATGGCTGTAGTAAATGAAATTCATACAAAAAGTGATTATTTTGAAACAAACGGGCCCTTATTATTCGATTCAGTTGATGATATTCCGAATGAACAAAAAAGTTATTTGTTAAAGGATGCAGCAATTTTACAATGCTTAGAGAGAGTGATGGAACTTGGATTTTATCAATAA
- a CDS encoding alpha/beta hydrolase family protein has product MDFINKKRMPVDVPTHIFEEVTYQIDGLHVRGLLMTPKQQVKRIVIYLRGGKGQVGKVRTGRLLQFSNEQTLVFGPYYRGNNGSEGKDEFYGKDLNDVTSAIRILNHKYPNVHIHMIGFSRGGLQGLLTFQDLPVSSYTIWGGVPDIYLMYEERVDLRGMLKRMVGHPKKQSEAYQQRDAISKITKSSPPILIVHGGKDHQVGIHQAYYLAEQLDKIGATYRTFYQMEEGHVPKPFALDKALNTVKQWMTDVEQQSIKNDYNLNNKI; this is encoded by the coding sequence TTGGATTTTATCAATAAAAAACGTATGCCTGTAGATGTACCTACTCACATTTTTGAAGAAGTAACGTATCAAATAGATGGTTTACATGTACGAGGATTGTTAATGACGCCAAAGCAACAAGTCAAACGCATTGTGATTTATTTGCGTGGTGGAAAGGGTCAAGTAGGAAAAGTAAGAACAGGTCGTCTGTTACAATTTTCGAATGAGCAAACACTCGTTTTTGGACCTTACTATAGAGGCAACAATGGCAGTGAAGGTAAAGATGAATTTTATGGGAAAGATTTAAACGATGTCACTTCAGCAATTCGTATCTTAAATCATAAATATCCGAATGTACATATACATATGATTGGTTTCTCTAGAGGTGGATTACAAGGTTTATTAACTTTCCAAGATTTACCGGTTTCAAGTTATACTATTTGGGGCGGTGTACCTGATATCTATTTAATGTATGAAGAACGTGTAGATTTGAGAGGGATGCTTAAGCGTATGGTGGGCCATCCAAAAAAACAAAGCGAGGCTTACCAACAACGAGATGCTATATCTAAAATCACAAAATCTAGTCCGCCCATACTTATCGTTCATGGCGGAAAAGATCATCAAGTGGGTATCCACCAAGCATATTATTTAGCAGAGCAATTAGATAAAATTGGCGCGACTTATCGCACATTCTATCAAATGGAGGAAGGACATGTACCTAAGCCATTTGCATTAGATAAGGCGCTTAATACTGTAAAACAATGGATGACGGATGTTGAACAACAAAGTATTAAAAACGATTATAATTTAAATAATAAAATATAA
- the pckA gene encoding phosphoenolpyruvate carboxykinase (ATP) translates to MAVDTYTYTNKIDSILGKSSSLFQLSTTQLYNKILNNNEGELTELGAINAKTGKYTGRSPKDKFIVTEPSYRDAIDWGDINQPIEEETFLKLYDKVLAYLDKKDELYVFNGYAGSDVDSQLKLTVINELAWHNLFAQNMFIRPNSYEEALDIKANFTIVSAPHFKADPTIDGTHSETFIITSFKHKVILIGGTEYAGEMKKGIFSVMNYLLPKDDIMSMHCSANVGDKGDVALFFGLSGTGKTTLSADANRKLIGDDEHGWNDNGIFNIEGGCYAKAINLSYKKEPQIYDAIKYGTILENVVVDEEGDVDFDDNYYTENTRAAYPINHIDNIVTPSKAAHPNTIIFLTADAFGVLPPISKLTKDQAMYHFLSGFTAKLAGTERGVTEPEPSFSTCFGSPFLPLNAKVYADLLGDLIDKHDVDVYLVNTGWTGGKYGVGRRISLSYTRQMVNQAITGELKEAEYIKDDMFGLNIPVSVEDVPQTLLNPINAWNKPEAYRAQAQDLIDRFNYNFEKFGEDVEDLAIKGGFK, encoded by the coding sequence ATGGCGGTAGATACATACACTTATACAAATAAAATTGACAGCATTTTAGGGAAAAGTTCATCATTATTTCAATTGTCGACGACTCAGTTATATAACAAAATTTTGAATAATAATGAAGGCGAACTCACTGAGTTAGGTGCCATAAATGCCAAAACTGGGAAATATACAGGACGCTCCCCTAAAGATAAATTCATCGTTACTGAACCGTCTTATAGAGATGCAATTGATTGGGGAGACATTAATCAACCAATTGAAGAAGAAACATTTTTAAAATTATACGATAAAGTTTTAGCTTATCTTGATAAAAAAGATGAATTATATGTATTCAATGGATACGCAGGTAGCGATGTAGATTCGCAATTAAAACTCACTGTCATTAATGAGTTAGCTTGGCATAACCTATTCGCGCAGAATATGTTTATTCGACCTAATTCATACGAAGAAGCATTAGATATTAAAGCGAATTTCACAATCGTTTCAGCACCGCACTTTAAAGCTGATCCAACCATTGACGGTACGCATTCTGAAACGTTCATTATAACTTCGTTTAAACATAAAGTTATTTTAATCGGCGGTACGGAATATGCTGGCGAAATGAAAAAAGGCATCTTCTCAGTAATGAACTACTTACTTCCTAAAGACGACATCATGAGCATGCATTGTTCAGCTAACGTTGGTGACAAAGGTGATGTCGCATTATTCTTTGGTTTATCTGGAACTGGAAAGACAACACTTTCTGCTGATGCTAATCGTAAACTTATTGGCGATGATGAACATGGATGGAATGATAACGGTATCTTTAATATCGAAGGTGGATGCTATGCTAAAGCCATTAATCTTTCATATAAAAAAGAACCACAAATATATGATGCCATTAAGTATGGGACAATTTTAGAAAATGTAGTGGTCGACGAAGAAGGCGATGTTGATTTCGACGATAACTACTATACTGAAAACACAAGAGCTGCTTATCCTATTAACCATATTGATAATATTGTTACACCCTCTAAAGCGGCACATCCTAACACAATTATTTTCTTAACCGCCGATGCTTTTGGTGTATTACCTCCGATTTCTAAATTAACTAAAGATCAAGCGATGTATCATTTCTTAAGTGGTTTCACTGCCAAACTAGCGGGTACAGAACGCGGTGTCACTGAACCTGAACCTTCATTTTCAACTTGTTTTGGTTCACCTTTCCTACCGCTTAATGCTAAGGTTTATGCAGATTTGTTAGGTGACCTTATAGATAAACATGACGTAGACGTATACTTAGTTAACACTGGATGGACCGGTGGTAAATATGGTGTCGGCCGTCGTATTAGCTTAAGTTACACAAGACAGATGGTCAATCAAGCAATTACAGGTGAATTAAAAGAGGCAGAATATATTAAAGATGATATGTTCGGACTAAATATCCCAGTCTCTGTAGAAGATGTACCGCAAACATTACTCAATCCAATTAATGCTTGGAATAAACCAGAAGCATATAGAGCACAGGCACAAGACTTAATTGACCGTTTCAATTATAATTTCGAAAAATTTGGAGAAGACGTAGAAGATCTGGCTATCAAAGGCGGCTTCAAATAA
- the metK gene encoding methionine adenosyltransferase, whose protein sequence is MTYNKRLFTSESVTEGHPDKIADQVSDAILDEILKDDPNARVACETTVTTGMALISGEISTSTYVDIPKVVRETIKEIGYTRAKYGYDSQTMAVLTAIDEQSADIAQGVDTALEYRNDVSEEEIEATGAGDQGLMFGYATNETDTYMPLPIFLSHQLAKRLSDVRKDETLNYLRPDGKVQVTVEYDEHDEPRRIDTIVVSTQHAEDIELEQIQADIKAHVIYPTVSQDLLDEATKFYINPTGRFVIGGPQGDAGLTGRKIIVDTYGGYARHGGGCFSGKDPTKVDRSAAYAARYVAKNIVAADLAKKCEVQLAYAIGVAEPVSISIDTFGTGKVSEDSLVEAVRSHFDLRPAGIIKMLDLKHPIYKQTAAYGHFGRTDVLLPWEKLDKVNLLKDSVNA, encoded by the coding sequence ATGACTTACAATAAAAGATTATTCACTTCAGAATCTGTAACAGAGGGGCATCCAGATAAAATTGCTGACCAAGTATCAGATGCAATATTAGATGAAATACTTAAGGATGATCCTAATGCGCGTGTAGCTTGTGAAACAACAGTAACTACAGGTATGGCATTAATTTCAGGGGAAATATCAACTTCAACTTATGTAGATATTCCCAAAGTCGTAAGAGAAACGATTAAAGAAATTGGTTATACACGTGCAAAATATGGCTATGATAGTCAAACAATGGCAGTATTAACAGCAATTGATGAACAATCTGCAGATATTGCACAAGGCGTTGATACAGCTTTAGAATATCGCAATGATGTTTCAGAAGAAGAAATTGAAGCAACAGGTGCCGGAGATCAGGGCTTGATGTTTGGTTACGCTACAAATGAAACGGATACTTATATGCCGTTACCAATCTTCTTATCACATCAGTTAGCTAAACGATTATCTGATGTTCGCAAAGATGAAACATTAAATTATTTACGTCCAGATGGTAAAGTGCAAGTAACTGTAGAATATGATGAACATGATGAACCGCGTCGTATTGATACCATAGTAGTGTCTACTCAACACGCTGAAGATATTGAGTTAGAACAAATTCAAGCTGATATTAAAGCACATGTTATTTATCCAACTGTATCACAAGACTTATTAGATGAAGCAACGAAATTCTATATAAATCCTACAGGTAGATTTGTGATTGGCGGCCCTCAAGGTGACGCAGGACTTACTGGTCGTAAGATTATTGTGGATACGTATGGTGGTTATGCGCGTCATGGCGGCGGTTGTTTCAGTGGTAAGGATCCAACAAAAGTGGACCGTTCTGCTGCGTATGCTGCCCGCTATGTAGCTAAAAATATTGTTGCTGCTGACTTGGCTAAAAAATGTGAAGTTCAACTTGCTTATGCAATTGGAGTGGCTGAGCCTGTATCGATCTCTATTGACACATTTGGTACTGGGAAAGTTAGCGAAGATAGTTTAGTAGAGGCTGTCAGAAGCCATTTTGATCTCAGACCAGCAGGTATTATAAAAATGTTAGACTTGAAACATCCAATCTATAAACAAACGGCTGCTTACGGTCATTTTGGTCGTACAGATGTATTATTACCATGGGAAAAATTAGATAAAGTAAATTTACTGAAAGATTCTGTTAATGCATAA
- a CDS encoding nuclease-related domain-containing protein: MNSFGPLEIGLIVAIIVAIICLILFFVALKSKKKAQKKVEDQYKAREKKLSDEHEEELEKERIENKKTVTKQKEEYTATVSSKNREIDALKLFSKNHSEYVTDMRLIGIRERLVNEKRIRPEDMHIMANIFLPKNEFSDVQRISHLVLTRTGLYIIDSQLLKGHVYNGISAGQFKEQPMMEQVFDTLDLDKQSPQTLVLDQNEDKNSLSFVNYSDHLNEIEKLAGDIQTELNLKFAPTTILYFNPKNEGAVTISNYAQSSSSKVLVGPEQLDEFFNKFVFHGRIQYTVEDLQRIMDEIESFN; the protein is encoded by the coding sequence ATGAATTCATTTGGACCGTTAGAAATTGGTTTGATCGTGGCAATCATCGTGGCTATTATTTGTTTAATATTATTTTTTGTTGCTTTAAAAAGTAAAAAGAAAGCGCAGAAAAAAGTAGAAGACCAATATAAAGCGAGAGAGAAAAAATTAAGCGATGAACATGAAGAAGAATTAGAAAAAGAAAGAATTGAAAATAAAAAAACGGTAACTAAACAAAAAGAAGAATATACCGCAACTGTAAGCTCTAAAAATAGAGAAATTGATGCGCTAAAATTATTTTCTAAAAACCATAGTGAATATGTAACAGATATGAGATTGATTGGCATTCGTGAACGTCTTGTAAATGAAAAGAGAATTCGTCCTGAAGATATGCATATCATGGCAAATATTTTCTTACCTAAAAATGAGTTTAGTGATGTACAACGAATCAGTCATTTAGTACTTACGCGTACAGGACTATATATAATCGATTCTCAATTACTAAAAGGGCATGTTTATAATGGCATTAGTGCTGGACAATTTAAAGAACAGCCTATGATGGAACAAGTATTTGACACACTTGACCTTGATAAACAATCACCACAAACGCTTGTATTAGATCAAAACGAAGATAAAAATTCATTATCATTTGTTAATTATTCTGATCACTTAAATGAAATAGAAAAACTTGCTGGTGATATTCAAACAGAATTGAATTTAAAATTTGCGCCTACCACTATTTTGTACTTTAATCCGAAGAATGAAGGTGCAGTCACAATTTCTAATTATGCACAAAGCTCAAGCTCAAAAGTACTAGTTGGGCCTGAACAGCTTGATGAATTCTTTAATAAGTTTGTATTCCACGGTCGTATTCAATATACAGTGGAAGATTTACAACGTATTATGGATGAAATAGAATCATTTAATTAG
- a CDS encoding aldo/keto reductase: MENITFYNGNEMPIVGLGTFRVENSEQCKAAVKHAIESGYRHIDTAMIYDNEEKVGEGIAEALATTGLDRSDLFITSKLWLADYGRTNVATAYETSLKKLGLDYLDLYLMHWPGTDEALMIDTWQGMEDLYKEDKVKNIGVSNFNVEHFEALLAQVSIKPVINQVEFHPYLLQESLRRYLEVQNIHAESWSPLMNAQILDDETVKAVASETGKSPAQVIIRWNIEHGVVVIPKSVTPSRIEENLDVFNFSLTTEQVEQLDRLNEDRRIGPDPIGYNGH; the protein is encoded by the coding sequence ATGGAGAATATAACGTTTTATAATGGCAATGAAATGCCGATTGTAGGATTAGGAACATTTCGTGTAGAAAATAGTGAGCAGTGTAAAGCGGCAGTAAAGCATGCAATTGAAAGTGGCTATAGACATATTGATACTGCAATGATTTATGATAATGAAGAGAAAGTCGGGGAAGGCATCGCTGAGGCTTTGGCAACGACAGGATTAGATAGAAGTGATTTATTTATTACATCTAAATTATGGTTAGCTGATTATGGAAGAACTAATGTTGCTACTGCTTATGAAACAAGTTTGAAAAAATTAGGCTTAGATTATTTAGATTTATACTTAATGCATTGGCCGGGCACAGATGAGGCTTTAATGATTGATACATGGCAAGGTATGGAAGATTTATATAAAGAAGATAAAGTGAAGAACATTGGAGTGAGTAACTTTAATGTAGAACACTTTGAAGCTTTGTTAGCACAAGTTTCAATCAAACCTGTAATTAATCAAGTTGAATTCCATCCATACTTGTTACAAGAATCATTGAGAAGGTATTTAGAAGTTCAAAATATTCATGCTGAATCTTGGTCGCCACTTATGAACGCTCAAATATTAGATGATGAAACTGTAAAAGCTGTGGCTAGTGAAACAGGTAAATCACCTGCACAAGTAATCATTCGTTGGAATATTGAACATGGTGTTGTAGTTATACCTAAATCAGTAACACCTTCAAGAATCGAAGAAAATTTAGATGTCTTTAATTTCTCGTTAACGACTGAACAGGTAGAACAATTAGATCGCTTAAATGAAGACCGAAGAATTGGACCAGACCCAATCGGTTACAATGGTCATTAA
- a CDS encoding fluoride efflux transporter FluC, with protein MTQLLLIMLGGGIGAVIRGFITNLCTQRFNSDLPIATPIVNISGSFLIGLIMGMMLNVDWIQSFVVIGILGGLTTFSTLSSELVKLLIDDKKIISFIIYSVIQYGASFLACFVGYTLF; from the coding sequence ATGACACAGCTTTTATTAATCATGTTAGGTGGCGGTATTGGTGCAGTAATAAGGGGCTTTATTACTAATCTATGTACTCAACGTTTTAATAGCGATCTGCCTATTGCAACGCCTATTGTTAATATTTCGGGTAGCTTTCTCATAGGATTAATAATGGGCATGATGCTAAATGTAGACTGGATTCAATCCTTTGTAGTTATCGGGATACTTGGTGGATTAACCACTTTTTCAACTTTATCTTCTGAATTAGTTAAGTTATTGATTGATGATAAAAAAATCATAAGCTTTATTATTTATTCCGTAATACAATACGGCGCTTCATTTTTGGCATGTTTTGTAGGATATACACTATTTTAA
- the crcB gene encoding fluoride efflux transporter CrcB, producing the protein MQYLYIFIGGMIGASIRYGLSFSNHYIHFPFGTFIANILGAFLMGFLGTLTIKYFKNNPLLKKGITTGCLGALTTFSTFQFELIHLLEQQAYLTLFIYALSSYVLGIIVCYIGVKMGARLS; encoded by the coding sequence ATGCAATATTTATACATCTTTATCGGAGGAATGATAGGTGCCTCAATACGATACGGGTTATCATTCTCTAACCACTATATTCATTTCCCTTTTGGTACTTTTATCGCTAATATTTTAGGTGCATTTTTAATGGGATTTTTGGGCACTTTAACAATAAAGTATTTCAAAAATAACCCATTGCTTAAAAAAGGTATCACTACAGGTTGCCTTGGCGCTCTCACAACATTTTCAACCTTTCAATTTGAACTTATTCATTTGTTAGAACAACAAGCTTATCTTACATTATTTATTTATGCATTAAGTAGTTATGTTTTAGGAATCATTGTTTGTTATATCGGTGTGAAAATGGGGGCACGTTTATCATGA